Proteins encoded together in one Sylvia atricapilla isolate bSylAtr1 chromosome 2, bSylAtr1.pri, whole genome shotgun sequence window:
- the LOC136375188 gene encoding cystathionine beta-synthase-like codes for MEKTVMVIRCNYKPTSTMFTISLCPPVPRPRVYVTSISTTQELSKVCPFMNGTAAGGQDSTWTLPNLPSKCTWTATTPASKSPHSCVPLTEEKKILPNILKKIGCTPMVQINKIGKSYGLKCELLAKCEYFNAGGSVKDRISLRMVEDAERAGIVKPGDTLIEPTSGNTGIGLALVAALKGYRCIIVLPEKMSMEKVDILKALGAEIVRTPCTRFDAPESNIRVAWKLKSEIPNSHILDQYRNPSNPLAHYDTTAEEILEQCEGKVHMVVIGSGTGGTITGVARKLKEKCPECKIVGVDPEGSIVALPSEMNKTNTTTIEVEGIGHDFIPTVLDRSVVDQWYKSNDRDSFLMSRRLIREEGLLCGGSSGSAMSVAVRAAKDLKEGQRCVVILPDSVRNYMSKFVNDKWMIKNGFLNDVQEHKPWWWNIKVQKLNLSAPLILLPEVSCQKAIEILQEKGYDQAPVVAESGLILGMVTLSNTLSSVLAGNAEFSDPVTKVTYDQFSKIGLEDSLGKLSCILENDHFAIVVHEQMQFNANGSSFMKQMVFGVVTAMDLLTFVSRNKKKQQSSRAAPSPPAAPAVALSPKHLVKAASGPVQAVVPQNA; via the exons ATGGAAAAGACTGTTATGGTCATCAGGTGCAATTATAAACCCACCAGCACCATGTTCACCATTAGTCTGTGTCCTCCAGTGCCACGTCCAC GTGTCTATGTGACCTCTATTTCCACCACGCAGGAGCTGAGTAAGGTGTGTCCTTTCATGAatggcactgctgcaggaggtCAGGACAGCACATGGACCCTTCCCAACTTGCCCAGTAAGTGCACATGGACAGCCACGACACCTGCCAGCAAGTCTCCACACTCCTGTGTTCCCTT gacagaagaaaagaagatctTGCCCAACATCCTCAAGAAAATTGGCTGCACCCCAATGGTCCAAATCAACAAGATTGGGAAGTCCTATGGGCTCAAGTGTGAGCTCT tgGCCAAATGTGAGTACTTCAACGCCGGGGGCAGCGTGAAGGACCGCATCAGCCTCAGGATGGTGGAGGATGCTGAGAGGGCTGGGATTGTCAAACCAGGAGACACCCTGATCGAACCCACTTCAGGAAACACag GGATCGGGCTGGCACTGGTGGCTGCACTGAAGGGTTACCGCTGCATCATCGTCTTGCCAGAGAAAATGAGCATGGAGAAG GTCGATATTTTGAAGGCACTGGGGGCTGAAATCGTGAGGACCCCGTGCACCCGCTTTGATGCCCCCGAGTCCAACATCCGTGTCGCCTGGAAGCTGAAAAGTGAAATCCCAAACTCTCACATCCTGGACCAG TACCGAAATCCGAGCAACCCGCTGGCTCATTACGACACCACGGCTGAGGAGATCCTGGAGCAATGTGAAG GCAAGGTGCACATGGTGGTGATTGGGTCTGGCACAGGAGGCACCATCACTGGTGTGGCCAGGAAGCTGAAGGAGAAGTGCCCAGAGTGCAAG ATCGTTGGCGTGGACCCCGAGGGCTCCATCGTGGCTCTGCCCAGTGAGATGAACAAGACCAACACCACAACCATCGAGGTGGAGGGCATTGGGCACGACTTCATCCCCACTGTCCTCGACAGATCA GTGGTTGATCAATGGTACAAAAGCAACGACAGAGACTCGTTCCTCATGTCCCGGAGGCTGATCAGAGAGGAGGGGTTATTGTGTG GTGGCAGCTCAGGCAGTGCCATGTCCGTGGCTGTGAGAGCTGCCAAGGACTTGAAGGAAGGTCAGCGCTGCGTTGTCATCCTGCCCGACTCCGTAAGGAACTACAT GTCCAAATTTGTGAATGATAAGTGGATGATAAAAAATGGGTTCCTAAATGACGTCCAGGAGCACAAGCCTTG GTGGTGGAACATCAAGGTGCAGAAACTGAATCTCTCGGCCCCTCTCATCCTCCTCCCAGAAGTCAGCTGTCAAAAGGCAATTGAGATCCTCCAGGAGAAGGGATATGACCAAGCTCCTGTTGTTGCTGAGTCAGG GCTTATTTTGGGAATGGTGACCCTCAGCAACACCCTCAGCTCCGTGCTGGCTGGAAACGCAGAGTTCTCAGACCCTGTCACCAAGGTCACCTACGACCAGTTCTCAAAG ATCGGCCTGGAGGACAGCCTGGGGAAGCTTTCCTGCATCCTGGAGAACGACCACTTCGCTATCGTTGTACACGAGCAAATGCAGT TCAACGCAAATGGCAGCTCCTTCATGAAGCAGATGGTGTTTGGCGTGGTCACAGCCATGGACCTCCTCACCTTTGTCAGCAGGAacaagaagaagcagcagagcagcagagctgctccctctcctcctgcagctccagctgtggccCTCAGCCCAAAACACCTGGTCAAGGCAGCCTCTGGCCCAGTGCAGGCAGTGGTTCCTCAGAATGCCTAG